In one window of Streptomyces sp. NBC_00193 DNA:
- a CDS encoding M1 family metallopeptidase has translation MISLRFRRALLLALASVMLCAPQTVAAQTPPDPAASTPAATPDRPSYEVSLRSDTDGSHWTGRQTVSFRNSARTPLRSIDVRLWGNGTDGCGTPGAPSPVRVGRVTGGSPRPLTVGCTALQIDLPAPLPYGARASVSFDVDITVPDRVHRFGKDGAHRYLGNALPLLSVRDAQGRHLDPDVGFGESFYTLTGDFRVALDHPGALVVPATGTTTRRAGAPGRTVTTSIAHGVRDFAWAAGPFRSKTLTTPGGVRLNAYWTATTSPEGVAGDLKDAVGSVDAFGKRFGRYPYGELDLVMSDNLDDFGNMEFPGLVLLATEPEGSAVVHEIAHQWFYGIVGNDQFTSPWLDEAFAQYANLTYYGDDTTTCWEDAGAWPSDTAALTNSMGYYANGHRSEFVRVVYHRGSCALSDLERTLGAPAMTAMLRDYVRDHWLGVSTTKDFQRAAQAATSQDLTSFWAEHRIH, from the coding sequence ATGATCTCGCTCAGGTTCAGGCGGGCCCTGCTGCTCGCCCTCGCATCCGTCATGCTCTGCGCCCCGCAGACCGTCGCGGCCCAGACCCCTCCGGACCCCGCGGCCTCCACGCCCGCGGCGACGCCCGACCGCCCCTCCTACGAGGTGTCGCTGCGCAGCGACACCGACGGCTCCCACTGGACCGGCCGCCAGACGGTCTCCTTCCGCAACTCCGCCCGAACTCCGCTGCGTTCGATCGACGTCCGGCTGTGGGGGAACGGCACCGACGGCTGTGGAACTCCCGGGGCGCCGTCCCCGGTCCGGGTGGGCAGGGTCACCGGAGGCAGCCCGCGACCGCTCACCGTCGGCTGCACCGCCCTGCAGATCGACCTGCCCGCGCCGCTCCCGTACGGGGCGCGGGCCAGCGTCTCCTTCGACGTGGACATCACCGTCCCGGACCGCGTCCACCGCTTCGGCAAGGACGGCGCGCACCGCTACCTCGGCAACGCACTGCCCCTGCTGTCCGTACGCGACGCCCAGGGCCGCCACCTCGACCCCGACGTCGGCTTCGGCGAGAGCTTCTACACCCTGACCGGCGACTTCCGCGTCGCCCTCGACCACCCCGGCGCGCTCGTCGTCCCCGCGACGGGCACCACCACGCGCCGCGCCGGCGCACCCGGCCGCACGGTCACCACCAGCATCGCGCACGGGGTACGGGACTTCGCGTGGGCCGCGGGCCCCTTCCGGTCTAAGACGCTGACCACGCCGGGCGGAGTACGGCTGAACGCCTACTGGACCGCCACCACCTCCCCGGAGGGCGTGGCCGGCGATCTGAAGGACGCCGTGGGTTCGGTCGACGCCTTCGGGAAGCGCTTCGGGCGCTACCCGTACGGTGAGCTCGACCTCGTCATGAGCGACAACCTCGACGACTTCGGCAACATGGAGTTCCCGGGCCTCGTGCTGCTCGCGACCGAACCGGAGGGCTCGGCCGTCGTCCACGAGATCGCCCACCAGTGGTTCTACGGCATCGTCGGCAACGACCAGTTCACCTCGCCCTGGCTGGACGAAGCCTTCGCCCAGTACGCGAACCTGACGTACTACGGCGACGACACCACCACGTGCTGGGAGGACGCGGGAGCCTGGCCCAGTGACACGGCCGCCCTCACCAACTCCATGGGCTACTACGCGAACGGCCACCGCTCGGAGTTCGTCCGGGTCGTCTACCACCGCGGCTCCTGCGCCCTGAGCGACCTGGAACGCACCCTGGGCGCCCCGGCGATGACGGCCATGCTGCGCGACTACGTGCGCGACCACTGGCTGGGCGTCTCCACGACCAAGGACTTCCAGCGCGCGGCCCAGGCGGCAACGTCCCAGGACCTCACCTCTTTCTGGGCGGAACACAGGATCCACTGA
- a CDS encoding 1-acyl-sn-glycerol-3-phosphate acyltransferase, producing MISHVAAALAPVFGRMTVSADPSGPVVGGTILAANHTSLADPVVVVAALRRLGVEPVIMATAGLWRIPVLGGALAREGHIPVHRGTARAAGSLADAARALAAGRCVLMYGEGGIPTRRDSGEAAPLPFRSGLARLALATGAPVRPVGQAGVRRVSSGTTAKQLAGVLTAPVRRPRVHVHVGAPLFLPDGLPEATAAAHGAVTSAWHTALFGLAGVGVGVGVGTP from the coding sequence ATGATCAGCCACGTCGCCGCCGCCCTGGCCCCGGTGTTCGGGCGGATGACCGTCTCCGCGGACCCGTCGGGCCCCGTCGTCGGCGGGACCATCCTGGCCGCCAACCACACCAGCCTGGCCGACCCCGTCGTCGTGGTCGCCGCGCTGCGCCGGCTCGGAGTCGAGCCGGTGATCATGGCCACGGCCGGGCTGTGGCGGATCCCGGTGCTGGGCGGGGCGCTCGCCCGCGAAGGGCACATCCCGGTCCACCGGGGAACGGCCCGCGCGGCCGGTTCACTCGCCGACGCCGCCCGGGCACTGGCGGCGGGACGGTGCGTGCTGATGTACGGGGAAGGCGGGATCCCCACCCGGCGCGACTCGGGGGAAGCCGCGCCCCTGCCCTTCCGCAGCGGCCTGGCCCGCCTCGCCCTGGCCACCGGAGCACCCGTCCGCCCCGTCGGTCAGGCGGGCGTCCGCCGGGTGAGCTCGGGGACGACGGCCAAGCAGCTCGCCGGAGTCCTCACGGCCCCGGTCCGTCGGCCGCGGGTCCATGTGCACGTGGGCGCGCCCCTGTTCCTGCCCGACGGGCTCCCCGAAGCGACGGCCGCGGCCCACGGGGCGGTCACCTCGGCCTGGCACACCGCACTGTTCGGCCTCGCAGGCGTCGGAGTCGGAGTCGGCGTCGGCACGCCGTAG
- a CDS encoding serine/threonine-protein kinase gives MESLRPGDPPEIGGYRLLARLGEGGMGEVFLARTASGRPLALKTVHRELSRDPDFADRFTREIRANDRVRSAWTVSVVDFSAPGASPQWLATEYVAAPSLGEWVHRHGPLTGPAVWSLARELSAALVAVRAAGVVHRDIKPGNVLLGRERPFLIDFGIARAVHDPRHTRTGAVIGTPGFLAPEQATGAVAEAPADVFSLAAVLVYAATGRSPFLADGEELELPGLLYRIVHDEPAVDGVPDGLRPLLGECLAKDPQARPTADEVLTRIGAAGQEWSAAVPPALAADVGSREATLQGILAASQPQSVPVPVPAAPPAPPSAFAATPPLPAPLAAGTRRVPWVAGAVGAAVLVVAATLVIKMPWGGDGNGDGGGDGRGPATPSASASGSASASAMPRSWVGTWTGTGPGTPDADGITRARTGEFSVTVTLNAGSVGDLVGRQVSEVKETASGRNLGCTEALELRQTSADRAVFAAVTSHPTDPAATFDCPKGNLYVLTLTEPDRLTLETEGAQSAGAPANLTRSH, from the coding sequence GTGGAGTCACTGCGGCCCGGCGACCCGCCGGAGATCGGCGGGTACCGCCTGCTGGCGCGGCTCGGCGAAGGCGGCATGGGCGAGGTCTTCCTGGCCCGGACGGCGTCCGGCCGGCCGCTGGCCCTGAAGACCGTCCACCGGGAGCTGAGCCGGGATCCCGACTTCGCCGACCGCTTCACGCGGGAGATACGCGCCAACGACCGCGTACGTTCCGCGTGGACGGTCTCGGTGGTGGATTTCAGCGCTCCGGGGGCGTCCCCGCAGTGGCTCGCCACGGAGTACGTCGCCGCGCCCTCCCTTGGCGAGTGGGTGCACCGGCACGGACCGCTGACCGGCCCGGCCGTGTGGAGCCTGGCCCGGGAACTGTCGGCCGCGCTCGTGGCCGTACGGGCGGCGGGCGTGGTCCACCGCGACATCAAGCCGGGGAACGTGCTGCTCGGCCGGGAGCGGCCCTTCCTCATCGACTTCGGCATCGCGCGCGCCGTGCACGACCCGCGCCACACCCGGACGGGAGCGGTGATCGGCACACCCGGGTTCCTCGCGCCGGAGCAGGCGACCGGAGCCGTGGCCGAGGCCCCGGCGGACGTCTTCTCGCTCGCCGCGGTACTCGTCTACGCGGCCACCGGGCGCAGCCCCTTCCTGGCCGACGGCGAGGAGCTCGAACTCCCCGGCCTCCTCTACCGGATCGTGCACGACGAGCCCGCCGTGGACGGAGTTCCGGACGGGCTCCGCCCGCTGCTCGGCGAGTGCCTGGCCAAGGATCCGCAGGCGCGCCCGACCGCCGACGAGGTACTGACCCGGATCGGCGCGGCAGGGCAGGAGTGGAGCGCGGCGGTACCACCTGCGCTCGCGGCGGACGTGGGCAGCCGGGAGGCCACGCTCCAGGGCATCCTGGCGGCGTCCCAGCCGCAGTCCGTGCCCGTTCCCGTGCCGGCGGCGCCGCCAGCGCCGCCTTCGGCGTTCGCGGCGACGCCGCCGCTTCCCGCTCCGCTTGCGGCCGGGACGCGACGGGTGCCCTGGGTGGCGGGGGCGGTCGGCGCCGCCGTCCTCGTCGTTGCGGCCACCCTCGTGATCAAGATGCCGTGGGGCGGGGATGGCAACGGCGACGGGGGTGGGGACGGGCGCGGACCGGCGACCCCGTCCGCGTCGGCTTCCGGCTCCGCATCGGCGTCGGCGATGCCGCGGTCGTGGGTCGGCACGTGGACCGGCACCGGACCCGGAACCCCCGACGCGGACGGCATCACACGGGCCAGGACGGGCGAGTTCTCCGTCACGGTCACGCTGAACGCGGGCTCCGTCGGAGACCTCGTGGGCCGGCAGGTCAGCGAGGTGAAGGAGACCGCCTCAGGGCGGAACCTGGGGTGCACGGAGGCCCTGGAACTACGGCAGACGAGCGCGGACAGGGCGGTCTTCGCAGCGGTGACCAGCCATCCGACCGACCCCGCGGCCACCTTCGACTGTCCCAAGGGCAACCTCTACGTGCTGACCCTGACGGAGCCCGACCGGCTGACCCTGGAGACCGAAGGGGCCCAGTCGGCGGGCGCCCCGGCCAACCTGACCCGCAGTCACTAG
- a CDS encoding DUF2809 domain-containing protein → MTTYSPAGRARAGTGRNRARTRLAAAAAVLVTVGAGLGLRAVATGSPAKYGGDALYTVLIFALIVLALPRVTALRAAACALAVSWAVEFLQLTGVPAELSRHSGLARLVLGSTFNPPDLFWYAVGAAAGWLGHTTVRRLSARPGPEETA, encoded by the coding sequence ATGACCACCTACTCGCCTGCGGGGCGTGCCCGTGCCGGAACCGGCCGGAACCGGGCCCGGACCCGTCTCGCGGCGGCCGCGGCGGTGCTCGTGACCGTCGGCGCGGGGCTGGGGCTACGGGCCGTGGCGACGGGGAGCCCCGCCAAGTACGGCGGAGACGCGCTGTACACCGTACTGATCTTCGCCCTCATCGTGCTGGCCCTGCCACGGGTGACGGCCCTGCGGGCCGCTGCCTGCGCTCTCGCGGTGAGCTGGGCGGTGGAGTTCCTCCAGCTCACCGGAGTACCGGCGGAACTCTCCCGGCACAGTGGGCTCGCCCGGCTCGTTCTCGGGTCCACCTTCAATCCGCCCGACCTGTTCTGGTACGCGGTCGGCGCGGCGGCCGGCTGGCTCGGCCACACCACCGTGCGGCGCCTCTCGGCACGGCCCGGTCCGGAGGAGACCGCCTAG
- a CDS encoding DUF4232 domain-containing protein, which yields MNTAARTSRRGWKSYVIGAATVTALLASAACSPSGGDGPGDGKPTAKPSNPSNPSTTSPSGTPGDTGSPSTPKPGGTPSAKPSPAPSATGGSGDGAVAVCAPGDVSITSSTEDEISKGVRHILLTLTNTSQKACKVYRYPQVQIGDARRLVPEIKESAPTPGTPYETIAPGKQTHAALLLNGPMDEAPAKTMTVQLQDTTAGSKKGEPIKVALPGVDTVYYNDFAKVTHWMTASGLALRFIMSS from the coding sequence ATGAACACTGCTGCCCGTACGAGTCGCAGAGGCTGGAAGTCCTACGTCATCGGGGCCGCGACGGTCACCGCCCTGCTCGCGTCCGCGGCGTGCTCGCCGAGCGGGGGCGACGGGCCGGGCGACGGCAAGCCCACCGCCAAGCCGAGCAACCCGAGCAACCCGAGCACGACGAGCCCGTCGGGCACCCCGGGCGACACCGGCTCCCCGAGCACGCCGAAGCCCGGCGGCACGCCCTCGGCGAAGCCGAGCCCGGCACCGAGCGCCACCGGCGGCAGCGGCGACGGGGCCGTCGCCGTCTGCGCCCCGGGCGACGTCTCGATCACCTCCAGCACCGAGGACGAGATCAGCAAGGGCGTCCGGCACATCCTCCTCACCCTCACCAACACCAGCCAGAAGGCGTGCAAGGTCTACCGCTATCCGCAGGTCCAGATCGGCGACGCCCGGCGCCTGGTTCCCGAGATCAAGGAGAGCGCCCCGACGCCCGGGACGCCGTACGAGACCATCGCGCCGGGCAAGCAGACGCACGCCGCGCTGCTCCTGAACGGACCCATGGACGAGGCCCCGGCGAAGACCATGACCGTCCAGCTTCAGGACACCACGGCCGGGAGCAAGAAGGGAGAACCGATCAAGGTCGCCCTGCCCGGCGTCGACACGGTCTACTACAACGACTTCGCCAAGGTCACCCACTGGATGACCGCCTCGGGTCTGGCCCTGCGCTTCATCATGTCGTCCTGA
- a CDS encoding LysR family transcriptional regulator, with amino-acid sequence MAPMPIPDLYEVFRSVARHGSFTAAAQVLGYTQSAVSRQVQTLEEEWGTPLFDRLPRGVRLTEAGRALLPHAEAVGERLRAARAELDALRALDGGRLRIGAFSTADAALLPRTLAAFRARHPAVRVTRTEGGSARQLALLAAGELDLGVVGTACGQPLEGCELHHLLDERMYVAVPRGHALAGKRSARLADFAGEEWIAASSRPEETLMAGALARGFQPRMGFLAADWIAKQGFVAAGLGVTLVPELAASSARADIALVPLHAEDSPRREVYAATPRGSAPSPATTAFLALLRSVAAELTA; translated from the coding sequence ATGGCTCCCATGCCGATCCCTGACCTCTACGAGGTGTTCCGCAGCGTGGCGCGCCACGGCTCCTTCACCGCCGCCGCCCAAGTCCTGGGCTACACCCAGTCCGCGGTGTCCCGTCAGGTGCAGACCCTGGAGGAGGAATGGGGCACCCCGCTGTTCGACCGGCTGCCGCGCGGCGTACGGCTCACCGAGGCCGGCCGGGCCCTGCTGCCGCACGCCGAGGCGGTCGGCGAGCGGCTGCGCGCCGCCCGCGCCGAACTGGACGCGCTGCGCGCCCTGGACGGGGGCCGCCTGCGGATCGGCGCGTTCTCCACGGCCGACGCCGCCCTGCTGCCCCGCACCCTCGCGGCGTTCCGGGCCCGGCACCCCGCCGTGCGCGTCACCCGCACCGAGGGCGGATCCGCCCGGCAGCTGGCCCTGCTGGCCGCCGGGGAGCTGGATCTCGGCGTGGTCGGGACGGCCTGCGGGCAGCCGCTGGAGGGGTGCGAACTGCACCACCTGCTGGACGAGCGGATGTACGTGGCGGTGCCCCGCGGCCACGCGCTGGCCGGAAAGCGCTCGGCGCGGCTGGCCGACTTCGCCGGGGAGGAATGGATCGCAGCGAGCAGCCGGCCCGAGGAAACCCTCATGGCCGGCGCCCTGGCCCGGGGATTCCAGCCCCGGATGGGCTTCCTGGCCGCCGACTGGATCGCGAAACAGGGCTTCGTGGCGGCAGGCCTGGGCGTGACCCTCGTGCCCGAGTTGGCGGCCTCATCGGCCCGCGCGGACATCGCCCTGGTCCCGCTGCACGCGGAGGACTCCCCGCGTCGCGAGGTGTACGCGGCGACTCCGCGCGGCTCGGCCCCCTCACCCGCGACCACCGCCTTCCTCGCGCTCCTGCGCTCCGTGGCCGCCGAGTTGACCGCCTGA
- a CDS encoding NAD(P)-dependent oxidoreductase, with the protein MNTTADDAPHIAFLGLGSMGAPMARRLLAAGHPVTVWNRTPGRTRALSEAGAVPAASPAEAVREADLVITMLADPAALRAVAEELLPALRPGTHWIDTSTVGPQAVRDLAGRLPSGVLLTDAPVMGSVDRAASGELWVLAGGPLPGPVRQVLDTFGEVTECGPAGSGAALKLVLINAVIGGVALVTEALELGSALGLPEELLRSELARGPLAGAVARAYAEGSHFPVALAAKDVDLARGHAELPVLDAVHGALTARPELAARDLAALRPVR; encoded by the coding sequence ATGAACACCACAGCGGACGACGCGCCGCACATCGCCTTCCTCGGCCTGGGCAGCATGGGCGCCCCGATGGCCCGCCGACTGCTCGCCGCCGGACACCCGGTGACCGTCTGGAACCGCACCCCGGGCAGGACCCGCGCACTCTCCGAGGCCGGCGCGGTCCCGGCCGCGAGCCCCGCCGAGGCCGTCCGCGAGGCGGACCTCGTGATCACCATGCTCGCCGATCCGGCGGCCCTGCGCGCCGTCGCGGAGGAGCTGCTGCCCGCCCTGCGCCCCGGTACGCACTGGATCGACACCTCGACCGTCGGCCCGCAGGCGGTACGGGACCTGGCGGGACGGCTGCCTTCGGGAGTGCTGCTGACCGACGCCCCGGTCATGGGCAGCGTGGACCGGGCCGCCTCCGGCGAGCTGTGGGTGCTGGCCGGTGGGCCGCTGCCCGGCCCGGTCCGCCAGGTCCTGGACACCTTCGGCGAGGTGACCGAGTGCGGTCCGGCGGGCTCCGGCGCCGCGCTCAAGCTGGTCCTGATCAACGCGGTCATCGGCGGCGTCGCGCTGGTCACCGAGGCCCTGGAGCTCGGCTCCGCGCTGGGCCTTCCGGAAGAGCTGCTGCGCTCGGAACTGGCCCGCGGGCCCCTGGCCGGTGCGGTGGCCCGGGCCTACGCGGAGGGCTCCCACTTCCCCGTGGCGCTGGCGGCCAAGGACGTGGACCTGGCCCGCGGCCACGCCGAGCTGCCGGTCCTGGACGCGGTGCACGGCGCCCTGACCGCCCGCCCCGAACTCGCCGCCCGCGACCTGGCGGCCCTGCGCCCGGTCCGCTGA